The Gemmatimonadaceae bacterium DNA segment CCGAGTCCAAGCAAGGAATGTCCCAATACCCCCGCCACATCTTCGTCTGCACCTCCGGCAAGACCTGCAAAGCCGCCGATTCCGCCGCCACCTTCGAGGCCCTCAAGCACGCCTGCCGCGACGCCGGCATCGCGCAGTCCGTGCGCGTGAACCACGCCGGCTGCTTCGCGCAGTGCGGCCACGGGCCGATGGTCGTCGTGTATCCCGAGGACGTCTGGTACCACGGCATCACCGTCGAGAGGGCCCAGCGGATCTTCACCGAGCACCTCGTCGGGGGCACGCCGGTGGAGGAGTACCGCTACATCGCGCCGCCGGGCGACAACAAGCTGCCGGGCACCTGATGCCGGCGCGTCACCCGCTCGAGGGCCTGATGGAGCCGTACACGCGACACGTGCTCGTGTGCACAGGCGGCTACTGCACCGCCGACCGCGGCGGCCGCGCCATCTACTCGCTTCTCGCGCGCCTGCTCGAGCGCGAGGGCCTGCTCTTCGGTCCCACGCGCGTGAAGCGCAGTGAGGCCCCTTGCCTCGGTGTCTGCACCGGCGGGCCGATCGTCGTGGTGTATCCCGAGGGCACCTGGTACGCCGACGTCACGCCGGCACTGCTCGAGCGCATCGTCGTCGAGCACCTGAAGGGCGGGCGCGAGGTCGCCGAGGCGGTCTTTCACCGCTACGGCCCGGCGCAGTGACGCAGCGGCCTGGGCCGTGTTCGCATCGCCCGGTCCCAGCCCAGTGGACGCCGCGCCCCGCGGGCGCGACATTTCCGCAGATGAATCCTGATCTCACCAGCGTGCTCTACGAGCGCAAGATGCCCCACGGCCCGCTCGTCCGGATTCGCCGCGTGCCGGCCGCCACGACCGGCGCCGTGGCTGCGGTGATCGAGGTGGACCGCCGCGCCGGTACGCCGCGCGAGGCCGAGGGCGGGATTCCACCGGCCCTGATGGCCGTCGAAGGGGAGAGCGAGGACGCAGTCGTCGCCTCGCTACTCCCCTTCGCCGATGATGACTCGGCGGTGGCGCGCCTGCTCGCCACTCGCGGCATCAGGTAACGCTAGGCCGCCATCGCCTGCAGCTTGGCCACGCGGTCGGCCGTGGCCGGGTGCGTGGAGAACAGCGACATCATCCCGCCGCCCAGCGCCGAGAGCGGGTTGGAGATCGCCAGCGCCGCCGCAGCCGGCGCCACGTCCATCGGAATCCGCTTGGCGTAGGCCTCGAGCTTCTGCAGCGAGCTCGCCAGCGCCAGGGGCTTGCCGCTGATCTCGGCGCCGACCTTGTCCGCCTTGAACTCGCGCTGCCGCGAGATGGCCGACTGGATGAGCGCGGCCGCCAGCGGCGCGACGAAGAACATCACCAGCGCGCCGACCATATTGCGGTTCCCGTTCTCGTCGCGGCCGCCGAACCACAGCGCCATCTGGCCGAGCATCGAAATCGCGCCCGCCATCGTCGCGGTGATCGTCTGCAGCAGCATATCGCGGTTCTTGATGTGCGCCAGCTCGTGCGCGATCACGCCTTCGAGTTCGTCGCGGTTCACGAGCTTGAGCAGGCCGGCGGTCACGCAGACCACCGCGTGCTCCGCGTTGCGGCCCGTCGCGAAGGCGTTGGGCTGCTCGTGCGGCGCGATGGCCAGCGTCGGCATCGGCAGTCCGGCGCGCTGGCGCAGGCGGTCGGTCATCTCGTACAGCTCCGGTGCCTGCGCGGCAGTCACCACCTGCGCCTTGTACATCCGGAGCACCATCTTCGAGCTGCTCCAGTACATAAAGACGTTCATCACGCCGGCGAACAGCAGCGCCACCACCAGCCCGCTCTGGCCCCCGACGACACCACCCACCGCGCCGAGGAGCGCGGTCATAGCCGCCATCAAAGCGAAGACCTTCACGTTGTTCATCTCGAACTCCACCAAAGGGTTACGGGCAGTCTGCCAAGGCGGCAGCAGTCCCGAGAATCTGGGTATATAACCCCGCAACCCCCGTGCCAGTTCGCGGCGAACCAGCGTCCTGCGCGCACCAATACCCTGTACTCGAAGCGGAAGTCTCTCGGGATCGCCACGAAGTCTGTAGGGGGTGTGCGCCGACGCCAGGGTTTGCTCGCGTCGCTCGGTCGCTGGTGCGAATTTCAGCGCACGTCCACCGCAACGTCCAGCGTCCAACGCGGTCGACCCTCGAGGCGCGCGGCGGCGTCGAGGCGCAACAGGCCGTCGAGCGCGGACAGGCTCACGCCCGCCGCCGACGCGCGGTTCGCCGCGTGTGCGAATTCGCTTCGTGCGCCGGCCCAGCCCTGCTCGACGAAGATGCTGCGGCGCAGCATCTCGCCCTGCCAACCGACTTCGCCGCGCGCCAGCCAGAAGCTCTCGCCCTGGACCTCGCCGGCGCGGTGCGCGTGCAGGCTCGCCGGGCCGCCGAGGTAGAACCGCCGCTGGACCGGCAACGCACCGGACGATGTACCGGCCGCCGCCACCACGCTCAGATGTCCTCGGCTCATCAAACCACGCGCGAGCCGCGACTCGCCGCGCACGCGTGCATAGGGGAGCGGCCCATTCGCTGCCTCCGCCGATAGTTCACCTGAAAGTTGCAGCGTCCGCGGATTCACACCGAGCACCGCGAGGACCTTCGATTCCGCGCCGGCATACGTGCCTGCTGACGCGGGTGGATTCGGCGGGAAGCGGCCGCCGCCCAGCCAGTGCGCCAACGATTGGTCGCCCCCAGTCCGTGCCGGTTCCTGCCGCTCGACGAAGGCCCGCCACTCGAACGCGCTGCCCGACGCGACCGGGATGCGCCGACTGCCGATTTCCGTCCCGTGGGCACGATAGTAGATGCCGTAATCGTTGCCGACGAACAACGCGCCCGCGGAGGCCATAAGGCCGAGCGGGTGTCCCCAGTCATTGGCTGCAGCCAGGCGGCGATAGACGCCTGCGCGCCGTATCGTTGCGCTGCCGGTGCGTCGGACGCTCAGTTCGGCGCCCGGCTCCCAGTCCCCGCTGCCGATGCGCGCGCTGCCCGTTACCGCAAAGCCGCGTCCGAGCGGACGGTCGCCGCGCACACCAAGCGAAACGCCCTCCACCCGGTTGAATCGCAGCATCCCGTCGCTCATCCCCCAGGTCCACTCGGTCTGCTGCGGCGACCACTCGGCTTGGCGCTGCATTGCGGTCGCGCCGGACACCTCGCGCCGCAGGCGGTCAAAGTTCGTCTCGGTAAA contains these protein-coding regions:
- a CDS encoding (2Fe-2S) ferredoxin domain-containing protein, which translates into the protein MSQYPRHIFVCTSGKTCKAADSAATFEALKHACRDAGIAQSVRVNHAGCFAQCGHGPMVVVYPEDVWYHGITVERAQRIFTEHLVGGTPVEEYRYIAPPGDNKLPGT
- a CDS encoding NAD(P)H-dependent oxidoreductase subunit E, whose protein sequence is MPARHPLEGLMEPYTRHVLVCTGGYCTADRGGRAIYSLLARLLEREGLLFGPTRVKRSEAPCLGVCTGGPIVVVYPEGTWYADVTPALLERIVVEHLKGGREVAEAVFHRYGPAQ
- a CDS encoding zinc metalloprotease HtpX, which encodes MNNVKVFALMAAMTALLGAVGGVVGGQSGLVVALLFAGVMNVFMYWSSSKMVLRMYKAQVVTAAQAPELYEMTDRLRQRAGLPMPTLAIAPHEQPNAFATGRNAEHAVVCVTAGLLKLVNRDELEGVIAHELAHIKNRDMLLQTITATMAGAISMLGQMALWFGGRDENGNRNMVGALVMFFVAPLAAALIQSAISRQREFKADKVGAEISGKPLALASSLQKLEAYAKRIPMDVAPAAAALAISNPLSALGGGMMSLFSTHPATADRVAKLQAMAA